A section of the Phacochoerus africanus isolate WHEZ1 chromosome 4, ROS_Pafr_v1, whole genome shotgun sequence genome encodes:
- the MGAT4B gene encoding alpha-1,3-mannosyl-glycoprotein 4-beta-N-acetylglucosaminyltransferase B, whose amino-acid sequence MRLRNGTFLTLLLFCLCAFLSLSWYAALSGQKGDVVDVYQREFLALRDRLRAAEQESLKRSKELNLVLDEIKRAVSERQALRDGDGNRTWGRLTEDPRLKPWNASQKHVLHLPTVFHHLPHLLAKESSLQPAVRVGQGRTGVSVVMGIPSVRREVHSYLTDTLHSLISELSPQEKEDSVIVVLIAETDPQYTSLVTENIKALFPTEIHSGLLEVISPSPHFYPDFSRLRESFGDPKERVRWRTKQNLDYCFLMMYAQSKGIYYVQLEDDIVAKPNYLSTMKNFALQQPSEDWMILEFSQLGFIGKMFKSLDLSLIVEFILMFYRDKPIDWLLDHILWVKVCNPEKDAKHCDRQKANLRIRFKPSLFQHVGTHSSLAGKIQKLKDKDFGKHALWKEHVNPPAEVSTSLKTYQHFTLEKAYLREDFFWAFTPAAGDFIRFRFFQPLRLERFFFRSGNIEHPEDKLFNTSVEVLPFDNPQSDKEALQEGRSATLRYPRSPDGYLQIGTFYKGVAQGEVDPAFGPLEALRLSIQTDSPVWVILSEIFLKKAD is encoded by the exons GCGATGTGGTGGACGTGTACCAGCGGGAGTTCCTGGCGCTGCGGGACCGGTTGCGTGCAGCTGAGCAGGAGAGCCTCAAACGCTCCAAAGAGCTCAACCTGGTGCTGGACGAGATCAAGAGGGCCGTGTCGGAGAGGCAGGCACTGCGAGACGGAGACGGCAATCGCACCTGGGGCCGCCTAACAG AGGATCCACGCCTGAAGCCGTGGAACGCCTCGCAGAAGCACGTGCTGCACCTCCCCACTGTCTTTCACCACCTGCCGCACCTGCTGGCCAAGGAAAGTAGCCTGCAGCCGGCCGTGCGCGTGGGCCAGGGCCGCACCGGAG TGTCGGTGGTGATGGGCATCCCCAGTGTGCGGCGCGAGGTGCATTCGTACCTGACAGACACGTTGCACTCGCTCATCTCGGAGCTGAGCCCGCAGGAGAAGGAGGACTCGGTCATCGTGGTGCTGATCGCCGAG ACTGACCCACAGTATACCTCACTGGTGACGGAGAATATCAAGGCCTT GTTCCCTACAGAGATCCATTCTGGGCTCCTGGAGGTcatctccccttctccccacttctACCCTGACTTCTCCCGCCTCCGAGAGTCCTTTGGGGACCCCAAGGAGAGAGTCAG GTGGAGGACCAAACAGAACCTTGATTACTGCTTCCTCATGATGTATGCACAGTCCAAAGGCATCTACTACGTGCAG CTGGAGGATGACATCGTAGCCAAGCCCAACTACCTGAGCACCATGAAGAACTTCGCCCTCCAACAGCCGTCAGAGGATTGGATGATCCTGGAGTTCTCCCAGCTGGGTTTCATTG ggaaGATGTTCAAGTCCCTAGACCTAAGCCTCATTGTGGAGTTCATCCTCATGTTCTACCGGGACAAGCCCATCGACTGGCTCCTAGACCATATTCTATGGGTGAAAGTCTGCAACCCTGAGAAGGATGCG AAGCACTGTGACCGGCAGAAGGCCAACCTGCGGATCCGCTTCAAGCCATCCCTCTTCCAGCATGTGGGCACTCACTCCTCGCTGGCAGGCAAGATCCAGAAACTGAAG GACAAGGACTTTGGGAAGCATGCACTATGGAAGGAGCACGTGAACCCACCCGCTGAAGTGAGCACGAGCCTCAAGACATACCAGCACTTCACCCTGGAGAAGGCCTACCTACGCGAGGATTTCTTCTGGGCCTTCACGCCAGCTGCAGGGGACTTCATCCGCTTCCGCTTCTTCCAACCACTGCGACTGGAGCG GTTCTTCTTCCGCAGTGGGAACATTGAGCACCCAGAGGACAAGCTCTTCAACACGTCTGTGGAGGTGCTGCCTTTTGAT AACCCGCAGTCAGACAAGGAGGCCCTGCAAGAGGGCCGCTCAGCCACTCTCCGGTACCCTCGGAGCCCTGATGGCTACCTCCAGATCG GCACCTTCTACAAAGGTGTGGCACAGGGAGAAGTGGATCCTGCCTTTGGCCCACTGGAAGCACTGCGCCTCTCCATCCAGACAGACTCGCCCGTGTGGGTCATTCTAAGTGAG ATCTTCCTGAAAAAGGCCGACTAA
- the LTC4S gene encoding leukotriene C4 synthase: protein MKDEVALLATVTLLGVLLQAYFSLQVISARRAFRVSPPLTTGPPEFERVYRAQVNCSEYFPLLLATLWVAGIYFHEGAAALCGLIYLYARLRYFQGYARSAQQRLAPMYASACALWLLLALAALGLLAHFLPAALRTEFQKLLPRA from the exons ATGAAGGACGAGGTGGCTCTTCTGGCCACTGTCACCCTCCTGGGAGTCCTGCTGCAAG CCTACTTCTCCCTGCAGGTGATCTCGGCGCGCAGGGCTTTCCGCGTGTCGCCGCCGCTCACCACCGGCCCGCCGGAATTCGAGCGTGTCTACCGAGCCCA AGTAAACTGCAGCGAGTACTTCCCTCTGCTCCTCGCCACGCTCTGGGTCGCCGGCATCTACTTTCACGAAG GTGCAGCGGCACTGTGTGGCCTCATCTACTTGTACGCACGCCTCCGCTACTTTCAGGGCTACGCCCGCTCTGCGCAGCAAAG GCTGGCCCCGATGTACGCAAGCGCGTGCGCCCTCTGGCTTCTCTTGGCGCTGGCTGCTCTCGGCCTGCTTGCCCACTTCCTTCCTGCTGCGCTGCGCACGGAGTTCCAGAAACTACTGCCAAGGGCCTGA